One Mus musculus strain C57BL/6J chromosome Y, GRCm38.p6 C57BL/6J DNA segment encodes these proteins:
- the Gm21268 gene encoding Y-linked testis-specific protein 1-like, whose amino-acid sequence MTSLKKKSRRKPSSQALGNIVGCRISHGWKEGNEPVTHWKAIILGQLPTNPSLYLVKYDGIDTVYGQELHSDERILNLKVLPHKVVFLQVRDVHLASALVCREVQHKFEGKDGSEDNWSGMVLAQVPFLQDYFYISYKKDPVLYVYQLLDDYKEGNLHIIPETPLAEARSGDDNDFLIGSWVQYTRDDGSKKFGKVVYKVLANSTVYFIKFLGDLHIYVYTLVSNIT is encoded by the coding sequence atgacatcactcaagaagaagagtaggaggaagccttcttcccaggccctggggaatattgttggctgcagaatttctcacgggtggaaggaaggtaatgagcctgtcacccattggaaggccatcattctaggtcaactgccaacaaacccttctctttatttggtgaagtatgacggaattgacactgtctacggacaggagctccacagcgatgagaggattttaaatcttaaggtcttgcctcacaaagtagtttttcttcaggtgagggatgtccacctcgccagcgccctggtttgcagagaggtacaacacaaatttgaggggaaagatggctctgaggacaactggagtgggatggtgctagcccaggtgccattcttacaggactatttttacatttcctacaagaaggatccggtcctctacgtctatcagctcctggatgactacaaggaaggtaacctccacatcattccagagacccctctggctgaggcgagatcaggtgatgacaatgacttcttaataggttcctgggtgcagtacaccagagatgatggatccaaaaagttcggaaaggttgtttacaaagttctagccaattctactgtgtactttatcaaatttctcggtgacctacatatctatgtctatactctggtgtcaaatatcacttaa